GTCTTCGTCATTCCTGCACCTGCTGCCCCTTCGCCATGTTCAGTTTTGCACTAGCACTGTATACGGCAGCAGGAGTGATCATGACATTTTTCGGCTGGAGACCGGCTTGCACGAAGCAGGTGGGTTCTGTACTAGGACTAGGGGTGAACATGGCATTTTCTTGCCGGACACCGGCTTGCACCAAGCAGGCTCACTGCCTCTGTGCTGCATGCGGCTGCCTATGGAGGACGCGCCAGCAAGCAAGGAGGTGATGTAGCCTCCTACAAGCACACCACCTACATATATTCTCTGGACGATGCTCGATCCCTAGCGAGAAATGCAGTGGCGATTTTTGGGAAAAGAGAATCTCCTTTGCTTTGTTCAGGGTATTCTCGTAGCAGCTGCAGCCTGCAGGAGCCGTCATGGTCACTACGTAGAAGTAGAAACAACATCATGGCATGGCATCAGCACGCTTTTGCACCCCCTTTTTTGACCTGCAAGGGAATACTGCGCATCTCCCCTCCCTCCCTACTCCGGAGAGCTACATGTGACACGATCGAACAGTTTCAGGCAAAGGAAAGGGTGCAGAGGCCAAGCAAGAATCTCCCTCGCTCGCCTTTCCCCCCTCTTCTTTGCTGGCCCAAGGCCGAAAGCAACAGTGCGACCGTGATACTCTGAAAGCGGGGAGCTAGATAGCTTTGCAACTTGGTAACCTGCTAACTCTAAAACGTCATTGAACTCCTAATCCTAACCTAACCACCTGCCATTGGCTAATCATCCTAGCACCATGAACCAAACGAGTGACAGACAGATCGATCGATCGATGTACAAAATTTCACGCAGTCGTCTACGATCAGCAGATGGACAGGGAGAGCTCCAAGTTCACGCCCTGGGCATCGAAGCAGCCGGAGTGCCCGGAGCAGTGgctggagctcctcctcctcctcggcggcgacgaggaggaggagatgatgcAGCTGCCTTCGCTCGGCGACGACGATGAGACAGCGCGGAGGCATCTCGGGTCCGGGCCAAGGGACAGCGACAGGGAGCACTGCTCCGCCCCGTTGCTGTCCTTCTCCTTGGGCTTCTCCTTGGGGTCTTGCTTCTTCACTGCAAGACCAGGGTAGTAGTGTGCTTCTGGCTTGATTATCTGCTGAAAACAAATGCAAGGTTGCAGTCAAGCGGTAAATTCCTGCATCCATTGATGGCAGCTACGGCTTAGAGATAAGTAGTCCTGCTGTGTGTAACTCTCAAATTTATTTCCTTGGCGTGATGCAACCATGCCATTCAGATTTGACACTGTTGGACGATATCTAATTTCCTAGCTTCAGTAAAACCACATGTATCTGAGCTAGTACACTATTTATGTGTGGCCTTATGTGTTTCAGAGAAGCTAAGTGACGTGCAGTTTTCTGAAATTTCCAGTCAGAGCAAACCACCAGAAAAGCTATAACGTTGTACGTAATTCTACCCGCACTATAATCTTCATGAATGCCGACGGGTACAGCTGTGCTAGGATTCAGGAGTGAACAATGCAAATCAAATGCCATTACTGCAAGTGCAACGCGGGCTACATTGTCTCTACTGCAAGTGCAAAGGTGGCCTACATTGTCCTTGTACAAATACGGTGTTCACAAGCCTAGCTATCTGGGGTGTGCATATGCAGGCAGATACACGCACCGGCAACTATACAACGTCTACAGTGATATACAACAGTCCTGATAGGACGATAAAGATTGTGCATCGGTCAATCAGGACATTCCAGCTCCCTCATAGCACAACTACCACAAGATGCAGCAGCATAGTGGATTGGATGGTAGTATGGCCATGACATTGCACCATGCGACCCAGTTAAAATATTCTAAACTCTGCTGACCAATGCTAGGGACATTTGGCAGATGCAAAATGGCTACGTAGGAGCTCAGCTAGATCAGATACTCAACAAAACAATTTGTGTGTGAGCAAGTAATAGTAAGGGAGATGAAAGCAAATAATTCATGACAAAAGAAGATATTTCTTCTTCAGATCAACTTTCCCAATGTTTACCGTGGCTACTTTTGCAGCGGATGCGTACCTTAAAGTCGCCGGATCCTTGCTCCAAGCATCCCACGGTCCGGAGGCtggaaacagcagcagcagcatcccTCTGACAGCTGAGGCCCTCCATTATTCTCCTCTCCATGGCCATGGCTTGCATGGAGTAGTAATCATCAATGCAGTACCGGTTGACAGCGCCGCTGGTCTTCGTCCCACTGATTCCTTGGCTTTGGCCTCCTTGCATGCCTTTGTCCGCGGCCTCTGTCCCCGTCGTCCTGGCCCTGCGTTTTCAAAGACCCCAAGGAAAAGGCGCTCTCTTGTCAAGATTAGGCCACCAAAAGGCTTTGTCTTTTTAACTTGAACGCATCCCAGTTTCAAAGTTTGAAAAAGTTGCAGCTAGCACAAACCTTTTCAGAGGTGGGCACATGAAGGGCGCATtggggcctcctcctccttgctgctcATCAGCGGCGCATGAGTGCCTCCTTTGCAGCAGCTGTGGCTCCGTctctgaaagaaagaaagaaaggggttTGGCTTTCCATTAGCAACATCTAAAGTGTGCACAGGGAAACAAATCTCATGCGGATTAACTTTTTTCTGTTTCTGGCTTTTGGAGCAGAGCATTTGCACTGCATGCATGATGAAGCGATGAGTGGTTAGTTGCCGAGTGTGATAAGCATGCATGCCACTATGAGTACCGAATGAGTTGCCTCACGCAGACCTTGAGGCGATCTGATCTGATGTTTAATTAAGAAAATGAACACTACTAATAGAACTATTTGTGTGGTGTAATATTCTACAGGACTAGTACTGTTTTGGAGGTGAACTTTGCTTCTAAAGATTGTAAAGAAGCAGTGGAACTAAGCTAAAAAAGCGTCGACAGACTAATTTCTAACATGAATATACAGGGACAAGAGATAAAACCTAGGACTTCCATGGCTGATTAAGTAAAGAAAGATTTGTGACAAAAAAATGTAAAGAAAGATGCATGAAAATGAAAATGGCAGAGCTTTATCTCTCACCTTTCTTCGCCTTACGAGTGCTCGGGCCTCTGTACATCTGTTCAGTACAAGAAACAAACGGGGAGAAGTCAGACTCGTACTGTATTATTTTGCAGGCTCCTCCGAAGGAAGAATAAGATTAACACAAGACAATTGCAAGAGTGATCGATGGGTGCAGGTTGACTGAAGAAAATAACCTGGAGATGGCTCTTGACGTGAGATATGGTAAGCTCCTTCACACCCATGACCTGAAGAACCAGCTTAGGGGTAGCATCTGAAATTAACAAGGCCCAGGTCACAATTAGTCGGGATTCTAAAGAGATTAAAAGGAGACAAACAAGCAATCAGGCAGCTACAAGGAACCTGGCTAGTGCAAAACTAGTAACAGCACAGACATGGCGAGAAACTAGATTCATCATTCATGTGCAAACACAGCAGACAACCGGCGCAAAACGAGAAGAAAAAGTGGGTACGGGGAAGCACAAACGAAAGAACGAGGAAAATGAAGGCAAATCTTTTGGGAAGGAATatgtgtgaggaagaagaagaaggagaagaagaggggaaggaACTCACTGTGCTCTCCGCCGAGGCACTCTATGGCCTGCAGGAAGCTACGGTGGAGCTCGGCCGTCCATTGCATCCTGGGAGCCCGGGATCTGACGTACCGCCTCACGGCTTCCTGCTTCTTGCCGCTGCTCCCCATCTCTGGTCTGGCGGTGGCAAGGAGCGGCTGCTTCCTTTAGATCACCGTCCCTCCTCCTTTCTCCACTGTCGCCTCCCTCTCGAAGCTGCCCTTGTTCTTCTACCTTGGAATGGCAAAAGACAAGAAGGCTGGAGTAGGACTTTATAGTGGTACGTGGTGGGAGCTTGGTTGGCCTTGGCGCCGCTCTACCCCTTGGTTTCTTGCCTGTGCTGTGCTCCTCCGTGGCCGCTCCCTTGCCTTGCATGGCTAGAGGTAGAGCCTAGCTAGATGGCCTGTCTGCGTACTGCAGGGGCTGTGTAATTATGGTTGCGTCTGTCTAGGATTAAACGAGCACTGGTCATACCTATCATTACTATCATTAGCATGATTTATTGAGTCCAGACATTGTACTGCCACTGTATACCagagacagagagagggagagcgCCCTGCCATGCTTTGCAAAGTTTCTTTACGAGGGAAAAGACAACTGCTGCTCCATTATAGAGTACCACCACCTCCCTGCCCAATGTGGATCTACTGCTATATCGCCCAGTCaacatatctctctctctctctgtatctctTTCTTTCTCCGCTCTCCGAAcaccttgttttttattttattttgcattctaCTAATAACGAGAGCTCCTAGATGTGTCACTCACACATGCATGTTATTCGTGCTAAGACAACAATCTAGGAGTATATTCTTACACAAACTTAGCTAAAACCGCAGTTGTTTCTTCTCAGAGCGAGGCCAGCAGTTTAAAGGAACACCAAGTTCGTTCACACACACGCACcaaaaaaaagaagcagcagcaacagtTCACTGAAGTGCTGCTGCAAGTGTGCATGCGAGCGAGCACCAAACGGAAGGGGACAAACCGGATGCACCGGTCCAGGCCCAGATCCCCGTCCATGCCATACCCCGTCCGTTTTACCACCTGAACCCTACGACACCTCCCTCCCACGGGCCAAGCCGAGGGCAGTGACCACGCCTCGCCACAATGAATGAGACGCGGCCGAGGCCACGGCTCCGGCCAAAGCCTTTGACTCCGCCACCGGGGGGACAGCGACGTGCGTTCGTCATGTGTGGCGCGCTGGTCGGTCAGAGAGACAGCGGGTGGGCGCAACAGTGCCAGCGTACGTACGTACGTATATGTATATGTACGACGTGCTACGAGTGGGGGCCGGGGGAAACGGATGCCCACAGTGGCAGTATCTCTCGGCGCAGGATTCTCTTCCCTTGGCAAATCATGTCACGCATCGCTCATCAGGCCTTGTTGGTTCCCGCACCGGTTTACTCGTTTCGCCGGCGCCCGCCCCGGCCTTTTTTCCCTTGTTTGGCCACGCACGCATAGGCTACAGAGGTAGCTAGCTAGCCCTGCACCCGGACGACGGATGCAACGGGCTGAAGGCTGATGTGGGGGTGGGCGGGATGGGCATGCAGGTTTGGTGCTCCGTGCGCGGCGCCATCGCCGTACGCATAGGCTACGTTTCGTGTCATGCTCGTCCTGTGCAGATGAGCACTCTTGCGAGGGTCATCCGTGTCAGTGTGCCCATGCATGGTTTAGGTTCAGCCCGGTCGATGCGTGGTGTGGCTAGCCATGCAATGCAATGCACGTCTGGGTCTGGGTCGGTTTATTAATGCGTGTGAGCAGTGATGAGCTCACGTAACGTAGCGTAACGTAGCGCAGTGCCTGTGCTTCGCTGTGCCGTGCTGTGCTGTGCTCGCCGGCTCCATGCAGCTAAACGAAAACCTAGCTAAGCTAGCTCGGAGTTGTATCTTCGGGGGCCGTGTGAACTAGCAGCAGCTACTCGAATCAAATCGCATGCTAGGCTGCACGCAGCCATCCAA
The window above is part of the Triticum aestivum cultivar Chinese Spring chromosome 2A, IWGSC CS RefSeq v2.1, whole genome shotgun sequence genome. Proteins encoded here:
- the LOC123185831 gene encoding myb family transcription factor MOF1 isoform X1, with protein sequence MGSSGKKQEAVRRYVRSRAPRMQWTAELHRSFLQAIECLGGEHNATPKLVLQVMGVKELTISHVKSHLQMYRGPSTRKAKKETEPQLLQRRHSCAADEQQGGGGPNAPFMCPPLKRARTTGTEAADKGMQGGQSQGISGTKTSGAVNRYCIDDYYSMQAMAMERRIMEGLSCQRDAAAAVSSLRTVGCLEQGSGDFKQIIKPEAHYYPGLAVKKQDPKEKPKEKDSNGAEQCSLSLSLGPDPRCLRAVSSSSPSEGSCIISSSSSPPRRRRSSSHCSGHSGCFDAQGVNLELSLSIC
- the LOC123185831 gene encoding myb family transcription factor MOF1 isoform X2, whose amino-acid sequence is MGSSGKKQEAVRRYVRSRAPRMQWTAELHRSFLQAIECLGGEHNATPKLVLQVMGVKELTISHVKSHLQMYRGPSTRKAKKETEPQLLQRRHSCAADEQQGGGGPNAPFMCPPLKRARTTGTEAADKGMQGGQSQGISGTKTSGAVNRYCIDDYYSMQAMAMERRIMEGLSCQRDAAAAVSSLRTVGCLEQGSGDFKIIKPEAHYYPGLAVKKQDPKEKPKEKDSNGAEQCSLSLSLGPDPRCLRAVSSSSPSEGSCIISSSSSPPRRRRSSSHCSGHSGCFDAQGVNLELSLSIC